One window from the genome of Natrialba magadii ATCC 43099 encodes:
- a CDS encoding DUF4129 domain-containing protein, giving the protein MGSGSATETGGVANRESEPSAGRVGDVGESRDGDKGEDGDPGPAERPDWGQFLLVSLAVLALTLAALTVPALGGVAGTPGDGSGDLFPDEVAELEDGDGEPDSEEDSNGDAETETATEEREEQDQDQEQGQESEHGQEGQEQESEHGQEQDDAPDAESDPESGEIDEDNDRDGEQNDDAPDEIEDHEQVDPDEESTDESGANEPEHGDEEPDSEIDADDAIAEESDADSEIEGGDTEAEQVEEGEEGEEGEEGEEGEQDEQDESDEETDEHTETDSGYDIAFNESPTPGSVVEVTVTENGETRENAGVTFNGVPVGETDADGTVTGTVPFTDTLTVTIDPADAAAESTTEPSIRGPVGGPVGAPVHFYGGSGAVPASDHDETGSASDDDNDGEGDSETAEREPETERTVEMDAETELTLDRETPMDPEDAVLAGTNATVTATVAENPIPDGTVLIDGEEVATTDATGTAQLTVPETTGEMAIAVERDEIRAEREFAVYGLAVDVTERIPLPGRTVTADVSYTGPPVEDATNDDSAANESTSETPDATANATVFLDGTAVSETGADGTSSVRLPLANEATLGAAVGESTAETTVSGLYRNAALVALGVLTLVTALGWLLVRRFGLSRKSVRSIPSLIRRAVRRAGTLAQLIGRKGVEAVVRLARSLERAGTWLAERGREAIAATRRAGRWLLALPGELAKRGFAALAAIHPTRLVSTLLALLRSFGKSSRERVSSMTGSAQTDTAAAGSTSDPDQSVRTLRTLWHEFIRAVRPPRIRTKTPGEIGRYAVDKGFPEPPVRTVVDAFRDAEYGESSPTETRLESVERAVGSVTEPESEARVDGQSADNTEVSDADRVKSRDDTAVDEDLLPGNQGDSTTENETNQSDGPSPANNPTSADESANGHGGPQ; this is encoded by the coding sequence ATGGGGTCAGGATCGGCAACCGAGACGGGCGGGGTAGCGAATCGCGAGTCAGAACCATCAGCCGGCAGGGTTGGGGACGTGGGCGAGAGTAGGGATGGTGACAAGGGTGAGGATGGAGACCCAGGGCCGGCCGAACGGCCGGACTGGGGGCAGTTTCTTCTGGTCTCTCTCGCCGTGCTAGCACTTACACTCGCCGCACTCACCGTCCCCGCACTCGGTGGCGTCGCGGGGACGCCGGGCGATGGGAGCGGCGATCTGTTCCCCGATGAAGTGGCAGAACTCGAAGACGGGGACGGAGAGCCGGACTCGGAAGAAGATTCGAATGGGGATGCAGAGACAGAGACGGCTACTGAAGAGCGAGAGGAACAAGATCAAGACCAGGAGCAGGGGCAGGAGTCGGAACACGGGCAGGAGGGACAGGAACAGGAGTCGGAACACGGGCAGGAGCAAGACGATGCGCCCGACGCCGAGAGCGACCCTGAGAGCGGAGAGATCGACGAGGACAACGATAGAGACGGCGAGCAGAACGACGATGCGCCCGACGAGATCGAAGATCACGAACAGGTCGACCCTGACGAAGAGTCGACTGACGAGTCTGGTGCGAACGAGCCAGAACACGGTGACGAGGAGCCGGATTCAGAAATCGACGCTGACGATGCGATCGCCGAAGAGTCGGATGCGGACAGCGAAATCGAGGGAGGCGATACCGAGGCCGAACAGGTCGAGGAGGGCGAAGAGGGCGAAGAGGGCGAAGAGGGCGAAGAGGGCGAGCAAGACGAGCAAGACGAGTCAGACGAAGAAACGGACGAGCACACCGAAACCGACAGCGGCTACGACATCGCGTTCAACGAGTCGCCGACGCCCGGCAGCGTTGTCGAGGTAACCGTCACCGAAAACGGTGAGACGCGCGAGAACGCGGGCGTCACCTTCAACGGGGTGCCGGTCGGCGAAACAGACGCCGACGGAACGGTAACTGGAACGGTCCCATTTACGGACACGCTGACGGTCACAATCGATCCGGCGGACGCAGCCGCTGAATCGACGACCGAGCCGTCGATCCGTGGCCCAGTCGGCGGCCCAGTCGGGGCACCGGTCCACTTCTACGGCGGGAGTGGAGCAGTTCCGGCGTCCGATCACGACGAGACAGGTTCTGCCAGCGATGACGACAACGACGGTGAGGGAGACAGCGAAACCGCCGAGCGAGAGCCGGAAACCGAACGGACCGTCGAGATGGACGCCGAAACCGAACTCACGCTCGACCGTGAAACGCCGATGGACCCCGAGGACGCCGTGCTTGCCGGGACGAACGCCACGGTGACGGCGACTGTTGCGGAGAATCCGATTCCGGACGGTACGGTGCTCATCGACGGCGAGGAAGTCGCGACGACAGATGCGACCGGAACTGCACAGCTCACCGTTCCCGAGACGACCGGAGAGATGGCGATCGCCGTCGAGCGTGACGAGATTCGTGCCGAACGAGAGTTTGCGGTCTACGGTCTCGCCGTTGACGTGACAGAGCGGATCCCGCTACCCGGCCGAACCGTGACCGCCGACGTCTCCTACACGGGGCCACCGGTAGAAGACGCTACCAACGACGATTCAGCGGCGAACGAGAGCACGAGTGAAACACCCGACGCAACCGCTAACGCGACGGTGTTCCTCGATGGAACCGCCGTCAGCGAGACCGGAGCGGACGGAACTAGCTCGGTCAGACTACCCCTCGCGAACGAGGCCACGCTCGGCGCAGCGGTCGGCGAATCCACGGCAGAAACGACCGTCAGCGGACTCTATCGAAACGCCGCGCTCGTCGCACTCGGTGTGCTCACCCTCGTGACCGCACTCGGCTGGCTCCTCGTTCGCCGGTTCGGACTCTCGAGAAAGAGCGTTCGATCGATCCCGTCGCTCATCCGGCGTGCGGTCCGCCGTGCGGGCACGCTGGCACAGTTGATCGGTCGAAAGGGAGTCGAAGCGGTTGTCCGACTCGCGCGCAGCCTCGAGCGGGCGGGTACCTGGCTCGCCGAGCGCGGTCGGGAGGCGATAGCGGCAACGCGACGCGCGGGGCGCTGGCTGCTCGCACTGCCCGGCGAACTCGCAAAGCGAGGGTTCGCCGCACTGGCGGCGATACACCCCACACGGCTCGTCAGCACTCTCCTCGCATTGCTGCGGTCGTTCGGAAAGTCGTCCCGTGAACGGGTATCGTCGATGACCGGATCGGCACAGACGGATACCGCAGCGGCCGGCTCAACGAGTGACCCCGATCAGTCCGTTCGCACACTGCGAACACTCTGGCACGAGTTCATCCGCGCGGTTCGTCCGCCACGGATTCGAACGAAGACGCCCGGCGAAATTGGGCGCTACGCGGTCGACAAAGGGTTCCCAGAGCCACCGGTTCGAACTGTCGTCGACGCGTTCCGGGATGCAGAGTATGGCGAATCCTCGCCAACGGAGACGCGACTCGAGTCGGTCGAGCGTGCGGTCGGGTCGGTGACCGAGCCGGAGTCGGAAGCGAGAGTGGATGGACAGTCAGCAGACAACACCGAAGTCTCGGACGCAGACCGTGTGAAATCCCGCGACGACACAGCAGTTGACGAGGATCTACTCCCTGGAAACCAGGGAGACTCCACAACGGAGAACGAGACGAACCAGTCCGACGGGCCATCGCCGGCGAACAACCCCACGTCAGCGGACGAATCAGCTAACGGACACGGAGGGCCACAATGA
- a CDS encoding DUF7269 family protein produces the protein MSNRSIWNVLLGLFAACTLAFGAVLAITPESLPTPVLEQLTDIEQASDPQDVIMAISGVVGLFALWRTYFSGATGADSVDGSRPPQRDERSTRPAETGPAHTRSHSSQNRQPDPEPRTRHIVGGETTARVEQTLHALRRGHKRPEQTDAIVDDLRQSVRTIEAAQGCAEHADERIRRGEWTDDQIAATFLGDATAGRLSIWHRLRRWLFPGRTFERRLERTVDEIERYALEFDPAEMSPADSEGGEEESGAKDDSDGTDVMGETDETDETDETDVTDETDDSDSTGSTDDGDGTEDAAGDGNENGNGDNAGSNNESESAAERTEVTHA, from the coding sequence ATGAGTAACCGATCGATCTGGAACGTTCTTCTCGGACTGTTCGCGGCCTGTACACTCGCATTTGGGGCCGTACTTGCGATTACGCCGGAGTCGCTTCCGACGCCGGTACTCGAGCAACTCACCGACATCGAGCAGGCGAGCGACCCGCAAGACGTGATTATGGCCATCAGCGGAGTCGTCGGACTGTTCGCACTGTGGCGAACGTACTTCTCGGGCGCGACGGGCGCGGATTCGGTGGACGGTTCCAGGCCACCACAGAGGGACGAACGAAGCACACGTCCCGCGGAGACAGGACCCGCTCACACACGGAGCCACTCGTCCCAGAATCGCCAGCCTGACCCCGAACCGCGAACCAGACACATTGTTGGCGGTGAGACGACGGCACGTGTCGAGCAGACGCTTCACGCACTCAGACGCGGCCACAAGCGACCAGAGCAGACGGACGCAATCGTCGACGACCTCCGCCAGTCCGTGCGGACGATCGAAGCGGCACAGGGCTGCGCCGAACACGCCGACGAGCGAATTCGACGCGGCGAGTGGACCGACGATCAGATCGCGGCGACGTTCCTTGGTGACGCCACTGCGGGTCGACTCTCGATCTGGCACCGACTGCGTCGATGGCTGTTCCCCGGCCGAACGTTCGAACGGCGACTCGAACGAACCGTCGACGAAATCGAACGATACGCACTCGAGTTCGATCCGGCCGAGATGTCGCCTGCGGATAGCGAGGGCGGTGAGGAGGAGTCAGGGGCGAAAGACGATTCGGACGGGACAGACGTGATGGGTGAAACGGATGAAACGGATGAAACGGATGAAACGGACGTAACAGACGAAACAGACGATTCGGACAGCACAGGCAGCACAGACGACGGCGATGGGACCGAGGACGCGGCCGGAGATGGGAACGAGAACGGAAACGGTGACAACGCGGGCAGCAACAACGAGTCCGAATCTGCCGCAGAACGGACGGAGGTGACCCATGCATAG
- a CDS encoding DUF58 domain-containing protein, giving the protein MHRVPRWHSGVVAAIALVATGVLFGSAALLLAAVVPVSYLGYAALSSVPDPDAVLTIQRDCTPRTPLPGERVEVTLTVRNEGERTLPDVRLVDGVPPELDVVDSSAQTATTLRPGEDTELTYTLRPRRGSYTFEGCWVRLRSLSATAVATGSVDATGEAVLECSVPLDGVPIHRETIPFVGAVASDSGGAGYEFHSTREYQQGDPLSRIDWRRYARTGELGTVRYREQESAKIVLVLDGRPESAVAAAEGHPDGVTLSAYAGVVSTAALTEENHSVGVVGLGVRAETPGVYTGPPAYVEPGTGADVGGRIARVCDTVAAQGAGGRVSARESEAGGTGTDPEAGTGPQAQGRGQRQARADGYGAAARSATVGGTAAPGGPTSTSGRSPTQVADHLATLLPSDAQLVVCTPAVDDEIVDLAAALRRRGYRLSVVSPDVTTRDEIGARLAAVRRNARLEHLRRTDIPVADWDPEQPLTAALGRAFDEVIR; this is encoded by the coding sequence ATGCATAGAGTCCCGCGCTGGCACTCCGGCGTCGTCGCTGCCATCGCACTCGTCGCCACCGGCGTGCTGTTTGGCTCGGCTGCGCTCTTGCTCGCTGCAGTGGTTCCCGTGAGCTACCTCGGCTACGCTGCGCTTTCGTCTGTTCCCGACCCGGACGCTGTGCTCACCATCCAGCGTGACTGTACACCCCGAACACCGCTCCCCGGCGAGCGCGTCGAGGTGACACTCACCGTCCGAAACGAGGGTGAGCGAACGCTCCCCGACGTCCGACTCGTCGACGGAGTGCCGCCGGAGCTCGACGTCGTCGACAGCAGTGCGCAGACCGCGACGACGCTCCGTCCCGGAGAGGACACCGAACTCACCTACACACTTCGTCCGCGTCGCGGCAGCTACACCTTCGAGGGCTGCTGGGTCCGCCTCCGAAGCCTGAGCGCGACTGCTGTCGCGACCGGTTCCGTGGACGCCACTGGTGAGGCGGTACTCGAGTGCTCGGTGCCGCTCGATGGGGTGCCGATCCACCGCGAGACGATTCCGTTCGTCGGTGCGGTGGCGAGCGACAGCGGTGGCGCGGGCTACGAGTTCCACTCGACGCGAGAGTACCAGCAGGGAGACCCGCTGAGTCGGATCGACTGGCGGCGGTACGCCCGGACGGGTGAGTTGGGGACGGTTCGCTACCGCGAGCAGGAGTCAGCGAAGATCGTGCTCGTGCTCGACGGACGGCCGGAGTCGGCCGTCGCAGCAGCCGAGGGACATCCCGACGGAGTCACGCTCTCGGCGTACGCGGGAGTCGTTTCGACGGCAGCGCTGACCGAGGAAAACCACAGCGTCGGTGTCGTCGGACTCGGCGTTCGGGCGGAGACACCAGGGGTCTACACCGGTCCGCCGGCGTACGTCGAGCCCGGAACGGGGGCCGATGTCGGCGGCCGAATCGCCCGGGTCTGTGATACTGTCGCCGCGCAGGGAGCCGGTGGTAGAGTTTCGGCGAGAGAGTCAGAGGCAGGTGGTACTGGTACTGACCCCGAGGCAGGGACAGGCCCACAGGCACAGGGGCGGGGACAGCGACAGGCTCGAGCCGACGGGTATGGAGCCGCCGCGAGGAGCGCGACGGTGGGTGGGACGGCCGCACCAGGCGGACCGACATCCACGAGCGGCCGGTCGCCGACACAGGTCGCCGATCATCTCGCGACACTGCTCCCGTCCGACGCCCAGCTCGTGGTCTGTACGCCGGCCGTCGACGACGAAATCGTCGACCTCGCGGCGGCGCTTCGGCGGCGCGGCTACCGGCTTTCGGTCGTCTCACCGGATGTAACAACTCGGGACGAGATCGGCGCGCGGCTGGCGGCCGTCCGTCGAAATGCGCGCCTCGAACACCTTCGACGAACCGACATCCCCGTCGCAGATTGGGATCCGGAGCAACCACTCACAGCGGCGCTCGGCCGCGCGTTCGACGAGGTGATCCGCTGA
- a CDS encoding DUF7519 family protein, with product MATDRAPEHKHKHERRGRQSPETSTEMRSTGPVGSSRESETVSAPTTSAVAMAAVLTGSLVLAVDLGLVRPTLLAIVSGAILTATVTATKRRTPGGRAVGSILAVFAALGLAGALGLTLATSGDPMALETRYHAGVVLAIAAAAFGATATVTGAVGNRAVRSALPVVLVTPFPIALVAAAYFDPLREVLPGVPEVGEGWSSTELLDSLLWPDELAAGVLSFAALLIGLLWLTTVIVPRLPIVELLPRDRRAAAEQQIDRLTSWTGTIGFLLFMGTVIASGVALHAREEEATYAVEAYDYLEATVIPVAMHPVARFVVLGGIAALCAAALLSRLPDLHRLRRSRMLRLVPVFTGGVLVAALVAVSYPSAFDRWIRPELESMAAAGDGVPLPGGVGTIPPDELLSVGSPPEGIAIAAVAMIGVIGTISALVCCIWLLGSLQLLSDRGAPGTLAASALVAGAIIAAITGASTLVVGAVVVCAIVAWDASLYGVSVTEELGRGVDARRPALTHAIGSALVGAVGIAIALGLVELGGRLTVRSGVTVVIALIVALLAMFIVLKRRAVASASNSSASEISRLPVAAGTMPGVNHEEVRALRSAGFETIGDVQTATRAELADVDGLDGETVEALTGTMSTAGTTSGNNDSNDQHKRRTQ from the coding sequence ATGGCGACCGACCGAGCACCCGAGCACAAGCACAAACACGAACGACGTGGACGGCAGTCGCCAGAGACCAGCACCGAGATGCGCAGTACAGGGCCGGTCGGCTCCAGCCGAGAGAGCGAAACAGTCAGTGCACCAACAACGTCAGCAGTCGCAATGGCTGCGGTCCTCACCGGTTCGCTCGTCCTCGCAGTCGATCTCGGCCTCGTCCGTCCGACACTTCTCGCGATCGTCAGCGGTGCGATTCTGACGGCGACCGTGACGGCAACGAAGCGTCGAACGCCGGGCGGGCGCGCCGTCGGGAGCATCCTCGCCGTGTTCGCCGCGCTCGGACTCGCAGGCGCACTCGGGCTCACCCTCGCGACGAGCGGCGATCCAATGGCACTCGAGACGCGCTATCACGCCGGCGTCGTTCTCGCGATTGCGGCGGCCGCCTTCGGTGCTACGGCCACAGTGACGGGTGCGGTCGGCAACAGGGCAGTCCGCTCGGCGCTGCCAGTCGTCCTGGTCACGCCGTTCCCTATCGCACTCGTCGCAGCCGCGTACTTCGACCCGCTGCGAGAGGTCCTTCCCGGCGTTCCCGAAGTGGGAGAGGGGTGGTCGAGCACGGAACTGCTTGACTCGCTCCTCTGGCCCGACGAACTGGCCGCGGGCGTGTTGAGTTTCGCTGCGTTGCTCATCGGGTTGTTGTGGCTGACGACGGTCATCGTGCCGCGGCTGCCGATCGTCGAATTGCTGCCACGAGATCGACGGGCGGCCGCGGAACAGCAGATCGACCGACTCACGTCGTGGACCGGCACGATCGGATTCCTGCTGTTCATGGGAACCGTCATCGCGAGCGGAGTCGCACTCCACGCACGGGAGGAGGAAGCGACGTACGCCGTCGAGGCGTACGACTACCTCGAGGCGACGGTGATTCCGGTCGCCATGCATCCTGTTGCTCGGTTCGTCGTCCTCGGTGGAATCGCGGCGCTCTGTGCGGCCGCACTCCTCTCCCGGTTGCCCGACCTCCACCGGCTCCGTCGCAGCCGCATGCTCCGACTGGTCCCGGTGTTCACCGGTGGTGTACTGGTCGCAGCGCTCGTCGCAGTCAGCTATCCCTCGGCGTTCGACCGCTGGATTCGACCGGAACTCGAGTCCATGGCTGCGGCGGGCGACGGGGTTCCGCTGCCGGGTGGAGTTGGAACGATCCCACCAGATGAACTGCTCAGCGTCGGCTCGCCGCCGGAGGGGATCGCGATTGCCGCCGTCGCGATGATCGGCGTCATCGGCACGATCAGCGCGCTGGTGTGTTGCATCTGGCTGCTCGGCTCCCTGCAGTTGCTCTCGGACCGCGGTGCGCCCGGCACGCTCGCGGCCAGCGCGCTCGTCGCGGGTGCGATTATCGCAGCGATCACCGGTGCCTCGACGCTCGTAGTCGGGGCTGTCGTCGTGTGTGCAATCGTCGCCTGGGACGCCAGTCTCTACGGCGTCTCGGTGACCGAGGAACTCGGCCGCGGCGTCGACGCCCGTCGACCCGCGTTGACGCACGCGATTGGTTCAGCGCTGGTCGGCGCAGTTGGAATTGCAATCGCGCTTGGCCTCGTCGAGCTCGGAGGGCGGCTCACGGTCAGAAGCGGCGTGACGGTCGTCATCGCACTTATTGTGGCGCTGCTCGCGATGTTCATCGTGCTCAAGCGCCGCGCAGTGGCATCGGCTTCGAATTCGAGCGCGAGCGAGATTTCCCGGCTTCCCGTCGCGGCCGGGACGATGCCTGGCGTCAACCACGAGGAAGTCCGGGCACTCCGGTCGGCTGGCTTCGAAACGATTGGAGACGTCCAGACTGCAACGCGGGCCGAACTCGCCGATGTCGACGGACTGGACGGCGAGACGGTGGAAGCGCTGACGGGGACGATGAGCACTGCTGGCACCACCAGCGGTAACAACGACAGCAACGACCAGCACAAGAGACGAACACAGTAG
- a CDS encoding AAA family ATPase → MADDVSAVSTSETCTEVISRIGDAVITDREFLEQVLTAALARGHVLLEDVPGTGKTLTALAFAQALGLEFSRIQFTPDLLPNDITGSHVFNEQRGEFEFTKGPVFANVVLADEINRAPPKTQAALLEAMDEGQVTVDGETRDLPDPFLVIATQNPVEQEGTFELPEAQRDRFMIKTSIGYPDREGELELIERRSARETKMPTIEPALDTAGVKRLQQVPERISMGEAVRGYLVDLARETRRDDRVKIGISPRGIQRYFEAARARAAISGREYVAPDDVKRIAEPVMQHRLVLTTDAQIEGVDGAAVVKNVLDRVEVPAVEP, encoded by the coding sequence ATGGCAGACGACGTCTCAGCCGTCTCGACGAGCGAAACCTGTACCGAAGTCATCTCCCGCATCGGCGATGCAGTCATCACCGACCGCGAGTTCCTCGAGCAAGTGCTCACAGCGGCCCTCGCACGCGGCCACGTCCTCCTGGAGGACGTCCCCGGCACCGGGAAGACGCTGACCGCGCTCGCGTTCGCGCAAGCGCTCGGACTCGAGTTCTCCCGCATTCAGTTCACCCCTGACCTGCTGCCGAACGACATCACGGGCTCGCACGTCTTCAACGAACAGCGCGGCGAGTTCGAGTTCACGAAGGGGCCGGTGTTCGCGAACGTCGTTCTCGCGGACGAGATCAACCGCGCGCCGCCAAAAACGCAGGCTGCGCTGCTTGAGGCGATGGACGAGGGCCAGGTCACCGTCGACGGCGAAACCCGCGACCTTCCGGACCCGTTTCTCGTCATCGCCACGCAAAACCCGGTCGAACAGGAGGGGACCTTCGAACTGCCGGAGGCCCAGCGCGACCGCTTTATGATCAAGACCTCGATCGGCTACCCGGATCGGGAGGGGGAACTCGAGTTGATCGAGCGCCGGAGCGCTCGCGAGACGAAGATGCCGACGATCGAGCCGGCGCTCGATACAGCCGGTGTCAAGCGCTTACAGCAGGTTCCAGAACGAATTTCGATGGGAGAGGCGGTGCGTGGCTATCTCGTTGATCTGGCGCGAGAAACGAGACGGGACGACCGGGTGAAGATCGGCATTTCGCCCCGTGGAATTCAGCGGTACTTCGAGGCGGCGCGTGCGCGAGCGGCGATTTCGGGCCGCGAGTACGTCGCGCCGGACGACGTCAAGCGGATCGCGGAGCCGGTGATGCAACACCGGCTCGTGCTGACGACGGATGCACAGATCGAGGGAGTTGACGGTGCGGCGGTGGTCAAGAACGTGCTCGACCGAGTCGAGGTGCCGGCGGTCGAGCCGTAG
- a CDS encoding tryptophan--tRNA ligase, translating to MTGDDPREERGPEFEFEFDSDSDSDLEDEGEGKDKRAGLRTDGGAAGADDVALDPWGSSTVSDYRKLFEEFGIEEFDDVLPEVPHPHYLMRRGVIFGQRDYRPVVEALQNDEPAAVLSGFMPTGDPHIGHKLVFDEIIWHQQQGADAYALIADLEANSARGMSWEEIDEHARSYLLSLLALGFDPEEGDLYRQSTNREVQDLAFDLGAEANFSEFQAIYGFDGETDVSHMQSVVTQMADILYPQLEEPKPTVIPVGPDQDPHVRLARDLAERMRFFKVSTAYASFELDDGERDLVARFHEELDPADFDDDQLRCVHVAQTLEATPLSELEVDASTLDGVLTKLNEAGMEPLRPRIRFSDRRATEDAFDALIDAIDGEKRVYENHIDAFEIDRADAAELAREIEVDNGGYGFQPPSSIYHRFMTGLTGGKMSSSVPASHISLLDDPEDGYNKVKSATTGGRETAEEQREKGGKADECPVYELYAYLLASDVHENEDRSRAAHQNPKDSEDDDEFAKRVYDECVGGERLCGDCKEQAAQLMKEFLAEHQEKRAEVEELLEKADIELESPRRR from the coding sequence ATGACCGGAGACGACCCACGCGAGGAGCGGGGACCGGAGTTCGAGTTCGAGTTCGATTCCGATTCCGATTCCGATCTCGAGGACGAAGGCGAAGGCAAAGACAAACGCGCAGGCCTTCGAACCGATGGCGGCGCAGCGGGTGCCGATGATGTCGCGCTCGACCCCTGGGGCTCCTCGACCGTCTCCGACTACCGTAAACTGTTCGAGGAGTTCGGCATCGAGGAGTTCGACGACGTGCTACCGGAGGTTCCTCACCCCCACTACCTGATGCGCCGGGGCGTCATCTTCGGCCAACGCGACTACCGACCCGTCGTCGAGGCGCTCCAAAACGACGAGCCCGCGGCCGTCCTCTCCGGGTTCATGCCGACCGGCGACCCGCACATCGGCCACAAACTCGTCTTCGACGAGATCATCTGGCACCAGCAACAGGGCGCAGACGCCTACGCCCTGATCGCCGACCTGGAGGCGAACTCGGCCCGGGGCATGTCCTGGGAGGAGATCGACGAACACGCCCGCAGCTACCTGCTCTCCCTGCTCGCACTCGGCTTCGACCCCGAGGAAGGCGACCTCTACCGCCAGTCGACCAACCGCGAGGTACAGGACCTCGCGTTCGACCTCGGCGCAGAGGCCAACTTCTCCGAATTCCAGGCGATCTACGGCTTCGACGGCGAAACCGACGTCTCGCACATGCAGTCGGTCGTCACCCAGATGGCGGACATCCTCTACCCGCAACTCGAGGAGCCAAAGCCAACCGTGATCCCCGTCGGCCCCGACCAGGACCCCCACGTCCGGCTGGCACGGGACCTCGCCGAACGGATGCGCTTTTTCAAGGTCTCGACGGCCTACGCCAGCTTCGAACTCGACGACGGAGAGCGCGACCTCGTCGCCCGGTTCCACGAGGAACTCGATCCCGCCGACTTCGACGACGACCAGCTCCGGTGTGTCCACGTCGCCCAGACGCTGGAGGCGACACCGCTCTCCGAACTCGAGGTCGATGCGAGCACGCTCGACGGGGTCCTGACGAAGCTCAACGAAGCAGGAATGGAGCCACTTCGCCCACGAATCCGCTTCTCCGACCGGCGAGCGACCGAAGACGCCTTCGACGCCCTCATCGACGCTATCGACGGCGAGAAGCGCGTCTACGAAAACCACATCGACGCTTTCGAAATCGACCGCGCCGACGCGGCGGAACTCGCACGAGAGATCGAAGTCGACAACGGCGGCTACGGCTTCCAGCCGCCGTCGTCGATCTACCACCGCTTCATGACCGGCCTGACAGGCGGCAAGATGTCCTCCTCGGTGCCGGCCTCACACATCTCACTGCTCGACGACCCCGAAGACGGCTACAACAAGGTCAAGTCGGCGACGACGGGCGGGCGCGAAACCGCCGAAGAACAGCGCGAGAAGGGCGGCAAAGCCGACGAGTGTCCGGTCTACGAGCTGTACGCCTATCTGCTCGCCAGCGACGTTCACGAGAACGAGGATCGTTCTCGTGCAGCCCATCAGAACCCGAAGGATTCTGAGGACGACGACGAGTTCGCAAAGCGCGTCTACGACGAGTGCGTCGGCGGCGAGCGCCTCTGTGGCGACTGCAAGGAGCAGGCCGCCCAGCTCATGAAGGAGTTCCTCGCGGAGCACCAAGAGAAACGCGCCGAAGTCGAGGAGCTACTCGAAAAGGCGGACATCGAACTCGAGTCGCCGCGGCGTCGATAG